GCGGAAAGGTCAAGAAGCTCCTTAGGAATTAAAGAGAGAAACCTGCTTGGCTTGGAGTTTCTTGTGTAGGTCATAAAGAGAAGCTCCTTAGCCCTGGTTATAGCCACATAGAAAAGCCTTAGCTCCTCTTCCATCTCCTCTTGGCTTTCCTTTGCCTTTTCGTGTGGCAGTATGCCCTCCTCCAACCTTGGCAGGAAAACCACATCAAACTCAAGCCCCTTACTGGCATGTATAGTGCTTATCTTAACAGCACCCTCCTCCTCTTCCCTTTCTGTGAGAAAGTTCACCTCCTCAAGCACATCCACAAGACGGTATCCTTCGGAGTGCTTTTGCCTTAGGTATCTCAAAAGCTCTTTAACATTTTCTTCCCTTTCTTCCGCATCCTTGTAGCTTTCCCTTAGATAATCCCAGAAGTCTATCTCCCTCAAGAAGTCCTCTATAGCCTGAGGATAGTCCTCAAGGCTTTTGTAGAGCTTTGAAAGTTTCTGTAAAAAGCCATAAAGCTCCACCGCCTTTGCCTGTGGTAGGCTTTTTAAGATAGCCTGAGAGCCCGCAAGGCAATTGCCCTTTCCTGCCTGAAGTATATGCTCCAAAGTTTTTTCTCCTATACCACTTGTGGCAACCTCCAAAGCCCTTGAGAAGCTAACCGCATCGTAAGGATTGGTAAGAACTCGGAAAAAGCTAAGCACATCCTTTATTTCCGCCCTTTCAAAAAACCTTATGGCACCCACTATTTTGTAAGGAATTCTCATCCCAGCAAGAGCTCTTTCAAAGGGTTCTGTTATGTATCCCACCCTCACGAGTATGGCTATTTGATGAGGCTTATAGCTCTGGAGTAGCTCCTTGACCTTGGTGGCTATCCAAACCGCCTCTTCCTCTTCCCTTTCAAAGCGTCTAACAGTTGGCTTTTGACCACCTTCCTTTACAGGTCTAAGGGTAGGTATTAGGCTCTTCCATTCTGCGTTAGAGGCGGATAGCACTGCGTTTGCAATATGTATTATGTAAGGTCTTGACCTGTAGTTGTATTCAAGCTTTATCACATCGGGGTTAAAGTCTTCCTTAAAGCGAAGTATATTGTCCGGTCTTGCATAACGCCATTCGTATATGCACTGGTTTGGGTCTCCCACCACACAGACATTTTCTCTTGCCAAAAGTTTCAAAATCTCATACTGGACTGTGTTCGTATCTTGAAACTCGTCCACAAGCACAAAGTCAAAGTTTTCTC
This genomic stretch from Aquificaceae bacterium harbors:
- a CDS encoding ATP-dependent helicase, producing MEALNPSQERAVKHFGKPLLIIAGAGSGKTKTLAHKVEFLIREKGIAPERLLAITFTNKAGKEIRDRVKRVAGVDLPWAGTFHSMALRLLRSKGKQVGISTNFSILSEGDRNQIIKKLSQSINTKPETLKNYLSERFENLREPYDEKLEYALQEYLKALKSMNLLDFSTLMLYTRELLLKNQSIRENFDFVLVDEFQDTNTVQYEILKLLARENVCVVGDPNQCIYEWRYARPDNILRFKEDFNPDVIKLEYNYRSRPYIIHIANAVLSASNAEWKSLIPTLRPVKEGGQKPTVRRFEREEEEAVWIATKVKELLQSYKPHQIAILVRVGYITEPFERALAGMRIPYKIVGAIRFFERAEIKDVLSFFRVLTNPYDAVSFSRALEVATSGIGEKTLEHILQAGKGNCLAGSQAILKSLPQAKAVELYGFLQKLSKLYKSLEDYPQAIEDFLREIDFWDYLRESYKDAEEREENVKELLRYLRQKHSEGYRLVDVLEEVNFLTEREEEEGAVKISTIHASKGLEFDVVFLPRLEEGILPHEKAKESQEEMEEELRLFYVAITRAKELLFMTYTRNSKPSRFLSLIPKELLDLSAFAKKKTTYMPELKSLKDFKVGDRVLHEIFGEGVILAIEDSKALVEFKAGRKSIHTAFLKPVV